A section of the Pseudomonas fluorescens genome encodes:
- a CDS encoding nuclear FMR1 interacting 1 family protein, whose protein sequence is MTRGQVKRRLSFSWWQYLALAVLPLFVINLVFGKGEPLLPVLAMPFFIAGVASMFASLRYFHGYKHALIATSRALDTPEEPAAWITLAARRRTALLVAAFPAWIGALAVFVGLEAVPLFLLALSTLVLFYLYRIPRQLG, encoded by the coding sequence GTGACGCGTGGCCAGGTCAAGCGGCGGCTGTCCTTCAGTTGGTGGCAGTACCTGGCGCTGGCGGTGCTGCCGTTGTTCGTGATCAACCTGGTATTTGGCAAAGGCGAGCCCTTGTTGCCGGTACTGGCGATGCCGTTCTTTATCGCCGGTGTTGCATCGATGTTTGCCAGCCTGCGCTACTTCCATGGTTACAAACATGCACTGATCGCCACCTCCAGGGCCCTCGATACGCCTGAAGAACCGGCTGCGTGGATCACTCTGGCGGCCCGCCGGCGCACGGCGTTGCTGGTCGCGGCATTCCCGGCCTGGATCGGCGCGCTGGCGGTGTTCGTCGGCCTGGAAGCGGTGCCGCTGTTTCTCCTGGCCCTGTCGACCCTGGTGCTGTTCTACCTCTATCGCATCCCGCGTCAGCTCGGTTGA
- the ribA gene encoding GTP cyclohydrolase II, protein MPVVFVAASKLPTPFATFTMHGFLEKATGREHVVLSLGDVADGAPVLGRVHSECLTGDALFSQRCDCGSQLEAALQAIAREGRGVLLYLRQEGRGIGLLNKIRAYELQDGGADTVEANERLGFAADQRDYGICLPMLEHLGIQSLRLMTNNPRKVKALTEMGITVAERVPLHTGHNPHNRLYLATKASKLDHMMGNEHQGEVDRA, encoded by the coding sequence GTGCCCGTCGTTTTCGTCGCAGCTTCCAAGCTGCCTACCCCATTTGCCACGTTCACCATGCATGGCTTTCTTGAAAAAGCCACCGGGCGCGAACATGTCGTGCTCAGCCTGGGCGATGTGGCCGATGGCGCCCCGGTCCTGGGCCGCGTGCATTCCGAATGCCTGACCGGTGACGCACTGTTCAGCCAGCGCTGCGACTGTGGCTCGCAACTGGAAGCCGCCTTGCAAGCCATTGCCCGGGAAGGCCGTGGCGTGCTGCTGTATCTGCGCCAGGAAGGTCGTGGCATTGGCTTGTTGAACAAGATCCGCGCCTACGAACTGCAAGACGGTGGCGCCGATACCGTGGAAGCCAATGAGCGCCTGGGCTTTGCCGCCGACCAGCGTGACTACGGCATCTGCCTGCCGATGCTCGAGCACCTGGGTATCCAGTCCCTGCGCCTGATGACCAACAACCCGCGCAAGGTCAAGGCCTTGACCGAGATGGGCATCACCGTTGCCGAACGTGTGCCGCTGCACACCGGGCATAACCCGCACAACAGACTCTACCTGGCGACCAAGGCCAGCAAGCTCGACCATATGATGGGCAACGAGCACCAGGGCGAGGTCGACCGGGCGTGA
- a CDS encoding substrate-binding periplasmic protein, whose product MGLRRWLLILLCVAASPGWADDFPEVPGQIRLASETWNDYTNADGSGLAWDVLREIFEPAGVKVKIRSVPYTRSVGLARRGKVDAWVGSYHDEAEGVLYARWNYDSDHIYALGLASSPVPTLVSLGTYRLAWVRGYKYEEYLPNIHRFNQIERRGGILPMLQHGRADFYIDALAELKYILGQADDPSAFKLTHIADLPLFLGFADNERGRALMALFDRRMESLVKSGELKPIFQRWNQPYPF is encoded by the coding sequence ATGGGGCTACGTCGCTGGTTGCTGATCCTGTTGTGTGTTGCCGCATCGCCCGGGTGGGCCGATGACTTCCCCGAAGTGCCCGGCCAGATCCGCCTGGCCAGTGAAACCTGGAATGACTACACCAACGCCGACGGCAGCGGCCTGGCCTGGGATGTATTGCGGGAAATCTTCGAACCGGCCGGGGTCAAGGTCAAGATTCGCAGTGTGCCTTACACCCGCTCGGTCGGCCTGGCCCGGCGTGGCAAAGTGGATGCCTGGGTCGGCTCCTATCACGATGAAGCAGAGGGCGTGCTGTACGCTCGCTGGAACTATGACTCCGACCACATCTACGCCCTGGGCCTGGCCAGCAGCCCGGTACCGACCCTGGTGAGCCTGGGCACTTACCGCCTGGCCTGGGTGCGCGGCTACAAGTACGAGGAGTACCTGCCCAATATTCACCGTTTCAACCAGATCGAGCGGCGTGGCGGGATTCTGCCGATGCTCCAGCACGGGCGGGCCGACTTCTACATTGATGCCTTGGCCGAATTGAAATACATCCTTGGCCAAGCCGATGATCCGTCAGCGTTCAAGCTCACGCACATTGCCGACCTCCCGTTGTTCCTGGGGTTTGCCGACAATGAGCGGGGGCGGGCGCTGATGGCGTTGTTTGACCGGCGCATGGAGTCGCTGGTGAAAAGCGGCGAGTTGAAACCGATTTTCCAGCGCTGGAATCAACCCTATCCGTTCTGA
- the thiL gene encoding thiamine-phosphate kinase: protein MGEFELIRTYFAAAPCAQGGEGIALGIGDDCALLAVPSGEQLAISTDTLVAGVHFADPCDPFLLGQRSLAVAVSDLAAMGAYPLAFTLALTTPTVAADWLQRYAQGLNVMAQRCGVGLVGGDTTRGPLSLTVTVFGRVPAGQALTRSGAQPGDLLCVGGELGNGAGALPLVLGQRSAAAQIAEPLLDHYWSPQPQLALGMALRGKATSALDISDGLLADCGHIAKACAVSLVIERQRLPLSAALLAFLGDDGARSAALSGGDDYVLAFTLPPAELAPLLADGWPVHVVGRVEAGAGVRLLDASGSDITPTVRGYQHFRETP from the coding sequence ATGGGCGAGTTCGAGCTGATCCGCACCTACTTCGCCGCCGCGCCCTGCGCGCAAGGCGGCGAAGGCATTGCCCTGGGGATTGGCGACGACTGCGCCTTGCTGGCGGTTCCCTCCGGGGAACAGCTGGCGATTTCTACTGATACCCTGGTGGCCGGCGTGCATTTTGCCGACCCCTGCGACCCGTTCCTGCTCGGCCAGCGCTCGCTGGCGGTGGCAGTCAGCGACCTGGCGGCCATGGGCGCCTATCCCCTGGCATTTACCCTCGCGCTCACCACGCCTACGGTCGCCGCCGATTGGCTGCAACGCTATGCCCAGGGTTTGAACGTCATGGCCCAGCGCTGTGGTGTGGGGTTGGTGGGCGGCGATACTACCCGTGGGCCGCTGAGCCTGACCGTCACCGTGTTTGGCCGTGTCCCGGCAGGGCAGGCGCTGACCCGCAGTGGTGCGCAGCCGGGCGACCTGTTGTGTGTCGGTGGTGAGCTGGGCAATGGGGCTGGAGCCTTGCCGTTGGTATTGGGTCAGCGAAGCGCCGCCGCTCAAATCGCCGAACCGCTGCTGGACCACTATTGGTCGCCGCAACCGCAGCTGGCGTTGGGCATGGCGTTGCGTGGCAAGGCTACGTCTGCGCTGGATATCTCCGATGGCCTGCTGGCCGATTGTGGGCATATCGCCAAGGCTTGCGCCGTAAGCCTGGTGATCGAGCGGCAACGGCTGCCGCTGTCGGCGGCACTGCTGGCCTTTCTCGGCGATGACGGGGCGCGGTCTGCGGCCTTGAGCGGTGGCGACGATTACGTCCTCGCGTTCACCTTGCCGCCTGCTGAACTGGCGCCATTGCTGGCCGACGGTTGGCCGGTGCATGTCGTCGGGCGGGTGGAGGCGGGAGCGGGCGTGAGGCTGCTGGATGCCAGTGGCAGCGACATCACCCCGACCGTGCGCGGTTATCAGCATTTTCGCGAGACGCCGTGA
- the nusB gene encoding transcription antitermination factor NusB yields the protein MISDESDRFNPREPRPADAGKPSKNEKRRAARQLATQALYQRHLAGASLNEIEAQFRVDNDFTFADLPYFHDILHGVHAHLTEIDTALAPCLDLTIEELDPVELCVMRLSAWELLYRVDVPYRVVINEGIELAKVYGSTDGHKFVNGVLDKLAPRLRDAEVKAYKR from the coding sequence GTGATTTCCGACGAGAGCGATCGTTTCAACCCTCGCGAGCCACGTCCTGCGGATGCCGGCAAGCCTTCCAAGAACGAGAAGCGTCGCGCTGCTCGTCAGTTGGCGACCCAGGCGCTGTATCAGCGTCACCTGGCCGGGGCTTCGTTGAACGAGATCGAAGCACAGTTTCGCGTCGACAACGATTTCACCTTCGCCGACCTGCCGTACTTCCACGACATCCTGCACGGTGTGCATGCGCACCTGACCGAGATCGATACGGCCCTGGCGCCTTGCCTGGACTTGACCATCGAAGAACTGGACCCAGTCGAGCTGTGCGTGATGCGCCTGTCCGCCTGGGAACTGCTGTATCGCGTCGACGTGCCTTACCGCGTAGTGATCAACGAAGGTATCGAGCTGGCGAAAGTCTACGGCTCGACCGACGGTCACAAGTTCGTCAATGGCGTGCTCGACAAGCTGGCCCCGCGCCTGCGTGACGCCGAAGTGAAGGCGTACAAGCGCTAG
- the ribE gene encoding 6,7-dimethyl-8-ribityllumazine synthase, with protein MTLKTIEGTFIAPKGRYALVVGRFNSFVVESLVSGAVDALVRHGVSESDITIIRAPGAFEIPLVAQKVAQQGEYAAIIALGAVIRGGTPHFEYVAGECTKGLAQVSMEFGVPVAFGVLTVDSIEQAIERSGTKAGNKGAEAALSALEMVSLLSQLEAK; from the coding sequence ATGACCCTGAAGACCATCGAAGGTACCTTCATCGCCCCCAAAGGCCGCTACGCCCTGGTGGTTGGCCGTTTCAACAGCTTCGTGGTTGAAAGCCTGGTAAGCGGTGCCGTGGACGCCCTGGTTCGCCACGGTGTGAGCGAAAGCGATATCACGATTATCCGTGCCCCTGGCGCCTTCGAAATTCCACTGGTTGCGCAGAAAGTTGCCCAGCAAGGCGAATACGCAGCGATCATCGCCCTGGGCGCGGTCATTCGTGGCGGCACCCCGCACTTCGAATACGTGGCTGGCGAGTGCACCAAGGGCCTGGCCCAGGTGTCCATGGAGTTTGGCGTGCCAGTGGCCTTCGGCGTACTGACCGTTGACTCCATCGAACAAGCCATCGAGCGTTCCGGCACCAAGGCCGGTAACAAAGGCGCTGAAGCTGCCCTGTCCGCGCTGGAAATGGTCAGCCTGCTGTCGCAGTTGGAGGCCAAGTGA
- the ribBA gene encoding bifunctional 3,4-dihydroxy-2-butanone-4-phosphate synthase/GTP cyclohydrolase II, translating to MALNSIEELVEDIRQGKMVILMDDEDRENEGDLIMAAELCQPEHINFMAKHARGLICMPMSRERCELLKLPLMAPRNGSGFGTKFTVSIEATTGVTTGISAADRARTVQAAAAKDAKAEDIVSPGHIFPLMAQPGGTLARAGHTEAACDLARMAGFEPSGVICEVMNDDGTMARRPELEAFASEHNIKIGTIADLIHYRMIHERTVQRIAEQPLDSELGHFNLVTYRDSVEGDVHMALTLGNICAEEPTLVRVHNMDPLRDLLMVKQPGRWSLRAAMAAVSEAGSGVVLLLGNPVDGDVLLAHIRESAEQVPVKKPTTYSIVGAGSQILRDLGVRKMRLMSAPMKFNAISGFDLEVVEYVPSE from the coding sequence GTGGCGCTCAATAGCATCGAAGAACTGGTTGAAGATATCCGCCAAGGCAAGATGGTCATCCTGATGGATGACGAAGACCGCGAGAACGAAGGCGACCTGATCATGGCTGCCGAGTTGTGCCAGCCGGAACACATCAACTTCATGGCCAAGCACGCCCGTGGGCTGATCTGCATGCCCATGAGCCGCGAGCGCTGCGAACTGCTCAAGCTGCCGCTGATGGCGCCGCGCAATGGTTCAGGGTTTGGTACCAAGTTCACCGTATCCATTGAAGCGACCACCGGCGTGACCACCGGCATCTCCGCCGCTGACCGCGCCCGCACCGTACAGGCGGCGGCGGCCAAAGACGCCAAGGCCGAAGACATTGTCAGCCCTGGCCATATCTTCCCGCTGATGGCCCAGCCGGGTGGCACCCTGGCCCGTGCCGGCCACACCGAGGCCGCTTGCGACCTGGCGCGCATGGCCGGTTTCGAGCCGAGCGGGGTGATCTGCGAAGTGATGAACGACGACGGCACCATGGCCCGTCGCCCGGAGCTGGAAGCCTTTGCCTCCGAGCACAACATCAAGATCGGCACCATCGCCGACCTGATTCACTACCGGATGATCCACGAACGTACCGTTCAGCGGATTGCCGAGCAGCCGCTGGACAGCGAACTGGGGCATTTCAACCTGGTGACCTACCGTGATTCGGTGGAAGGCGACGTGCACATGGCCCTGACCCTGGGCAACATCTGCGCCGAAGAACCGACCCTGGTGCGGGTACACAACATGGACCCGCTGCGTGACCTGTTGATGGTCAAGCAGCCGGGCCGTTGGAGCCTGCGAGCCGCCATGGCCGCGGTTTCCGAGGCAGGCAGCGGTGTCGTGCTGCTGTTGGGCAACCCGGTGGATGGCGATGTGCTGCTGGCGCATATCCGCGAAAGTGCTGAGCAGGTGCCGGTGAAAAAACCGACCACCTACAGCATCGTCGGTGCGGGTTCGCAGATCCTGCGTGACCTGGGCGTGCGCAAAATGCGCCTGATGAGTGCGCCCATGAAATTTAATGCGATATCCGGTTTCGACCTGGAAGTAGTAGAATACGTGCCCTCCGAATAA
- a CDS encoding riboflavin synthase — protein sequence MFTGIIESIGSIRAMTPKGGDVRLLVETGKLDLGDVKLGDSIAVSGVCLTVIELPGNGFAADVSRETLDCTAMNDLKAGSPVNLEKALTPTTRLGGHLVSGHVDGVGEVVARSENARAVEFRIRAPKELAKYIAHKGSITVDGTSLTVNAVNGAEFELTIIPHTLSETIMASYQPGRRVNLEVDLLARYLERLLLGEKAAEPTSSNITESFLAANGYLKS from the coding sequence ATGTTCACCGGCATTATCGAATCCATCGGCAGCATCCGCGCCATGACCCCCAAAGGCGGCGACGTACGCCTGCTGGTTGAAACCGGCAAGCTGGACCTTGGCGACGTCAAGCTGGGCGACAGCATCGCCGTCAGCGGCGTGTGCCTGACTGTCATCGAACTGCCGGGCAACGGCTTTGCCGCCGACGTCAGCCGGGAAACCCTGGACTGCACGGCGATGAACGACCTCAAGGCCGGTAGCCCGGTGAACCTGGAAAAAGCCCTGACCCCGACCACCCGCCTGGGCGGCCACCTGGTCAGCGGCCATGTCGACGGCGTCGGCGAAGTGGTGGCGCGCAGCGAAAACGCGCGGGCCGTGGAATTTCGCATCCGTGCGCCGAAAGAGCTGGCCAAGTACATCGCCCACAAAGGCTCGATCACTGTCGATGGCACCAGCCTGACCGTGAACGCCGTGAATGGCGCCGAATTCGAACTGACCATCATTCCCCATACCCTCAGCGAAACCATCATGGCCTCGTACCAGCCGGGTCGCCGGGTGAACCTGGAAGTGGACTTGCTTGCCCGTTACCTGGAGCGCCTTCTGTTGGGCGAAAAGGCCGCAGAGCCAACCAGCAGTAACATCACCGAAAGTTTTCTGGCCGCTAACGGCTACCTGAAATCCTGA
- the ribD gene encoding bifunctional diaminohydroxyphosphoribosylaminopyrimidine deaminase/5-amino-6-(5-phosphoribosylamino)uracil reductase RibD: MNPPSAEQAVLDAHYMARALELARKGLYTTHPNPRVGCVIVRDGQIVGEGWHERTGEPHAEPNALRAAGDKARGATVYVTLEPCSHHGRTPPCADALVTAGVARVVAGMQDPNPEVAGRGMQRLAQAGIEVRSGVLQAQARALNPGFLKRMEHGLPFVRVKLAMSLDGRTAMASGESQWITGPAARAAVQRLRAEASVVLTGADTVLADGARLTVRAAELGLDAQTTALAMSRPPLRVLIDGRLRVPLNAPFFKAGPALVITCVTPENQFPRGPECLVVPGVDGQVDLRSALVALAARGVNEVLVEAGPSLAGAFAQQGLVDEYVIFIAGKFLGSAARPLLDWPLEKLADAPQLKITQMRAVGDDWRVTAIPVPAASV, translated from the coding sequence ATGAACCCTCCTTCTGCAGAACAGGCGGTGCTCGACGCCCATTACATGGCCCGTGCGCTCGAATTGGCGCGCAAGGGCCTGTACACCACCCACCCCAACCCCCGTGTCGGCTGTGTGATTGTGCGCGATGGGCAGATTGTCGGCGAAGGCTGGCACGAGCGCACCGGCGAGCCCCATGCCGAGCCCAATGCCCTACGCGCTGCCGGTGACAAGGCGCGTGGCGCCACGGTGTATGTGACCCTCGAACCTTGCAGCCACCATGGGCGCACGCCACCGTGCGCTGATGCCTTGGTAACCGCGGGTGTTGCGCGTGTGGTGGCTGGCATGCAGGACCCGAATCCTGAAGTGGCCGGGCGCGGCATGCAGCGTTTGGCGCAAGCCGGTATCGAAGTTCGCAGCGGTGTGCTGCAAGCCCAAGCGCGCGCGCTCAACCCAGGCTTCCTCAAGCGCATGGAACATGGCCTGCCCTTCGTGCGGGTCAAGCTGGCGATGAGCCTGGACGGTCGCACCGCCATGGCCAGTGGCGAGAGCCAATGGATCACCGGCCCCGCCGCCCGCGCCGCTGTGCAGCGCCTGCGTGCCGAGGCCAGTGTGGTGCTGACCGGGGCCGATACCGTGCTGGCCGATGGCGCACGCCTGACCGTGCGTGCCGCCGAACTGGGCCTGGATGCGCAAACCACCGCCCTGGCCATGTCGCGTCCACCGCTGCGGGTGCTGATCGACGGCCGCCTGCGGGTGCCGCTCAACGCACCTTTCTTCAAGGCCGGCCCGGCCCTGGTCATCACCTGCGTGACCCCGGAAAACCAATTCCCCCGTGGCCCCGAATGCCTGGTGGTGCCGGGTGTCGACGGCCAGGTCGACCTGCGCTCGGCGCTGGTGGCCCTGGCGGCCCGTGGCGTCAACGAGGTGCTGGTGGAGGCCGGTCCAAGCCTGGCGGGCGCGTTTGCCCAGCAGGGATTGGTTGACGAGTACGTGATTTTCATCGCTGGCAAGTTCCTGGGCTCCGCCGCCCGGCCTTTGTTGGACTGGCCGCTTGAGAAACTGGCCGACGCCCCCCAACTCAAGATCACGCAAATGCGCGCTGTAGGCGACGACTGGCGAGTCACTGCCATCCCTGTGCCAGCAGCGAGCGTATAA
- the nrdR gene encoding transcriptional regulator NrdR translates to MHCPFCGANDTKVIDSRLVAEGDQVRRRRECLACGERFTTFETAELVLPRLIKSDGSRQPFDEDKLRAGMQRALEKRPVSVERLEAALVHIKHKLRATGEREVKSLVVGELVMGELQKLDEVAYIRFASVYRRFQDLNEFREEIDRLAREPVKE, encoded by the coding sequence ATGCACTGTCCCTTCTGCGGTGCCAACGACACCAAGGTCATTGACTCGCGTCTGGTCGCCGAGGGCGATCAAGTGCGTCGCCGGCGCGAATGCCTGGCCTGCGGTGAACGTTTCACCACCTTTGAAACCGCCGAATTGGTATTGCCGCGGCTGATCAAGTCCGACGGCAGCCGCCAGCCCTTCGACGAAGACAAACTGCGCGCCGGTATGCAGCGCGCCCTGGAAAAACGCCCGGTGAGTGTCGAGCGGCTGGAAGCGGCGCTGGTGCATATCAAGCACAAGCTGCGGGCGACCGGTGAACGCGAGGTCAAGAGCCTGGTGGTTGGAGAACTGGTGATGGGCGAGCTGCAAAAGCTCGACGAAGTTGCCTACATTCGTTTCGCCTCGGTGTATCGACGCTTCCAGGACCTCAACGAGTTCCGCGAAGAGATCGACCGCCTGGCCCGTGAGCCGGTCAAAGAATGA
- a CDS encoding YbaY family lipoprotein: MPLRPLVLLTMFSFLVACSSEAPKPAAPQPAPQQEKKIPGQEPLGPLPSYQREVSGTLNGVPAGAEVELALLVIDERSRPQQLLASSVLIGNNKPLAFRLRFNPQAFPAGARVELRGRASQSGQLILHLPAVRIQQPITQTTGPLQLVRAP; the protein is encoded by the coding sequence ATGCCGTTACGACCGCTGGTTTTACTCACGATGTTCAGTTTTCTGGTCGCCTGCAGCAGCGAAGCGCCAAAACCAGCGGCCCCGCAACCTGCGCCGCAACAAGAGAAAAAAATCCCTGGCCAGGAGCCGCTCGGGCCATTGCCGTCCTACCAGCGCGAAGTCAGTGGCACCCTCAATGGTGTGCCGGCCGGCGCCGAAGTGGAGTTGGCGCTACTGGTGATCGACGAACGCAGCCGCCCGCAACAACTGCTGGCCAGCAGCGTGCTGATCGGCAACAACAAACCACTGGCCTTCCGCCTGCGCTTCAACCCACAAGCGTTCCCCGCCGGTGCCCGCGTTGAGCTGCGTGGTCGCGCCAGCCAGTCCGGGCAGTTGATCCTGCATCTGCCGGCGGTGCGTATCCAGCAGCCGATCACCCAGACCACCGGGCCCCTGCAACTCGTTCGCGCCCCATGA
- a CDS encoding class I SAM-dependent methyltransferase, with amino-acid sequence MTPPLHLQRALSELIGDAQLVPCPLPGTDLSLWLLDADNMDRAFSPEETRRILHEPPYWSFCWASGLALARYLAANPQWVAGKRVLDFGAGSGVAGIAAVKAGALEVVACDLDPLALGACRANAELNGVTLGYSADFFAEADRFDLILVADVLYDRANLPLLDQFLSRGREALVADSRVRDFQHPDYQRLGILEALTLPDLAEPWEFRRVSLYHSRRP; translated from the coding sequence ATGACGCCACCGCTGCACCTGCAACGGGCCTTGAGCGAACTGATCGGTGACGCGCAACTGGTGCCCTGCCCGTTGCCGGGCACCGACCTGTCGTTATGGCTGCTGGACGCCGACAACATGGACCGCGCCTTCAGTCCCGAGGAAACCCGACGCATCCTGCACGAGCCGCCCTACTGGAGCTTCTGCTGGGCCAGCGGCCTGGCACTGGCCCGCTACCTGGCGGCCAACCCGCAATGGGTGGCGGGCAAGCGCGTCCTGGATTTTGGCGCCGGCTCAGGCGTTGCGGGGATTGCCGCAGTGAAAGCCGGCGCCCTGGAAGTCGTGGCCTGTGACCTGGACCCGCTGGCACTCGGCGCCTGCCGTGCGAATGCCGAACTCAATGGCGTAACGCTGGGCTATTCGGCGGATTTCTTTGCCGAGGCCGACCGTTTCGACCTGATTCTGGTGGCGGACGTGCTGTACGACCGGGCGAACCTGCCGCTGCTGGATCAATTCCTCAGCCGCGGGCGAGAAGCGTTGGTCGCCGATTCGCGGGTGCGGGATTTCCAACATCCGGACTATCAACGGCTGGGGATCCTGGAGGCATTGACGTTGCCGGACCTGGCGGAGCCTTGGGAGTTTCGCAGGGTGAGTCTGTATCATTCGCGCAGGCCTTGA